Proteins co-encoded in one Syntrophorhabdaceae bacterium genomic window:
- a CDS encoding restriction endonuclease subunit S, giving the protein MILQRKKLGEIIKLEYGKPLPESERKLRGSYPVYGANGIKSYSDLSYVNHRSIIVGRKGSAGEVNLTEEKFWPLDVTYFVTYDEKKYDLGFLYRLLSSINLPKLAKGVKPGLNRNDVYSISVEIPRLIDDQKKISQVIDAVDTLRSKRRQAIELLDDYLKSAFLKMFGDPVKNPKRWKTERLNDVCDRLSDGPFGSKLKTEHYVDNGIRVIRLQNIGINKFKDNDKAFISETYYNSDLSKYTCKAGEIVIATLGDPNIRACLIPDYIHLSVNKADCIHCIPDNESVNSEYLLSLLNLPQFHHSFTSLTHGETRTRVSSGQLKNIQIPLPKMELQNKFAEVVVKSKETKQKMLSQSEELENQFQALMQKAFKGEL; this is encoded by the coding sequence ATGATTTTACAAAGAAAAAAACTTGGTGAAATTATTAAATTAGAATATGGCAAACCCTTGCCTGAATCGGAAAGAAAGTTAAGGGGTTCCTATCCAGTTTATGGTGCCAATGGAATAAAAAGCTATAGCGATCTTAGCTATGTTAACCATCGCAGTATTATCGTTGGAAGAAAAGGATCGGCAGGTGAAGTAAATCTAACTGAAGAGAAATTTTGGCCTCTAGATGTTACATACTTCGTTACCTACGATGAGAAGAAGTACGATCTGGGGTTTCTATACAGACTTCTCTCGTCAATAAATCTACCAAAGTTAGCGAAAGGAGTTAAGCCTGGTCTCAATCGAAACGATGTTTATTCGATATCGGTTGAAATTCCTAGATTAATTGATGATCAGAAAAAAATCTCTCAAGTGATTGATGCAGTAGATACACTTCGGTCCAAACGTAGACAGGCGATTGAGCTTTTGGATGATTATTTGAAGTCTGCATTCCTGAAAATGTTCGGAGATCCGGTAAAAAATCCGAAGAGATGGAAAACTGAAAGATTAAACGATGTCTGCGATCGCCTTAGCGACGGCCCGTTTGGATCAAAACTAAAAACTGAGCATTATGTAGATAACGGGATTAGGGTTATAAGGCTTCAGAATATTGGAATAAACAAGTTTAAGGATAACGATAAAGCATTTATCTCGGAGACTTACTATAACAGTGACTTGAGCAAATATACGTGTAAGGCAGGTGAAATAGTTATTGCAACATTGGGAGATCCAAATATCAGAGCTTGTCTCATTCCTGATTATATTCATTTATCGGTTAATAAGGCCGACTGCATACATTGCATCCCTGACAATGAGTCAGTAAATTCTGAATATCTGCTATCATTGCTAAATCTTCCGCAATTCCACCACTCATTTACCAGTTTAACTCACGGAGAGACCAGAACTAGAGTGAGTTCTGGTCAGCTCAAGAATATTCAAATCCCGTTGCCCAAGATGGAACTTCAGAACAAATTCGCCGAAGTGGTTGTGAAGAGTAAAGAAACGAAACAAAAAATGCTCTCTCAATCCGAAGAACTAGAAAATCAATTTCAAGCCTTGATGCAGAAAGCATTCAAGGGGGAGTTATGA
- a CDS encoding RNA-directed DNA polymerase, with amino-acid sequence MKNILLLSAKEAKEFFLKEESYFNFDLPPYFKFDNLLQSVSKKIKNKKLSDFYSPKSKPRDFEDVNYTLITNKDGRYAWRPLQLIHPALYVYLVNEITEDKNWQYITDRLRDLIKKSNGIECKSLPVISAYYKKNKAAQIKNWSEEVERKSIIYSLDYDYLFHTDITDCYGSIYTHSITWALHDKAVAKKERENKKLIGNIIDWQLQAMSNGQTNGISQGSVLMDFIAEIVLYYVDSLLADKIKTFKKADYKIIRYRDDYRIFSNNPQVAEQIIKELTDILNDFGMKINSAKTKGINDVVHSSIKPDKLFWMVNENKCDDLNSEIFSISVFAEKYPNSGTVAKLLMKYYDKISKSSRKDIKANIKVLISVITDIAFKNPRTYPIISAILSKLIDFMPKKDRDQITRKILNKFKKLPNTGIMQLWLQRITIKTSSKFDYSEKLCSKIDDNSVVIWNSDWLKPNLRKIIDSYDLVDRKILESLGAVISDEEVSLFDKLEYF; translated from the coding sequence ATGAAAAACATCTTATTGTTATCAGCCAAGGAAGCAAAAGAGTTTTTCTTAAAAGAAGAAAGCTATTTTAATTTTGATTTGCCACCTTATTTCAAATTCGATAATTTGTTGCAAAGCGTATCAAAAAAGATTAAGAACAAAAAATTATCTGATTTTTACAGCCCAAAATCAAAACCTCGTGATTTTGAGGATGTAAATTATACGCTTATCACAAACAAAGATGGACGTTATGCTTGGCGGCCACTTCAATTAATCCATCCTGCGCTTTATGTTTATCTTGTTAATGAAATAACTGAGGATAAGAATTGGCAATACATCACAGACAGATTACGTGATTTAATTAAAAAAAGTAATGGCATCGAATGTAAAAGTTTACCCGTAATTTCTGCTTACTATAAAAAGAACAAAGCAGCCCAAATAAAAAATTGGTCGGAGGAAGTAGAGAGAAAATCGATCATTTATAGTCTGGATTATGACTATCTTTTTCATACGGATATTACAGATTGTTATGGATCAATATATACCCATTCAATTACCTGGGCTTTACATGATAAAGCTGTAGCCAAAAAAGAGCGCGAGAATAAAAAGCTCATTGGCAATATAATTGATTGGCAACTCCAGGCAATGTCAAACGGGCAAACAAATGGGATTTCGCAAGGAAGTGTTTTGATGGATTTTATCGCCGAAATAGTTTTGTACTATGTGGATAGTTTACTTGCTGATAAAATCAAGACTTTCAAAAAAGCAGATTATAAAATTATTAGATATAGAGACGATTACAGAATATTTAGTAATAATCCACAGGTTGCAGAACAGATTATTAAAGAACTTACTGACATTCTTAACGACTTCGGAATGAAGATAAACTCTGCAAAAACCAAAGGTATAAATGATGTAGTGCATTCATCAATTAAACCGGACAAATTATTTTGGATGGTAAACGAGAACAAGTGTGATGATCTAAATAGTGAGATATTTTCCATTTCTGTTTTTGCTGAGAAATATCCAAATTCAGGAACTGTGGCTAAATTACTAATGAAATATTATGACAAGATATCAAAATCATCAAGAAAGGATATTAAGGCAAATATAAAAGTATTAATAAGTGTTATTACCGATATAGCTTTCAAAAATCCAAGAACATATCCGATAATTTCTGCCATCTTGAGTAAGCTGATTGATTTTATGCCAAAGAAAGATAGGGATCAGATAACAAGAAAAATTCTAAATAAGTTCAAAAAACTTCCCAATACGGGCATCATGCAACTTTGGTTGCAGAGAATAACCATCAAAACAAGCAGCAAATTTGATTATTCAGAAAAGTTATGCAGTAAGATAGATGACAATAGTGTTGTGATATGGAATTCCGATTGGCTTAAACCAAATTTGAGAAAGATTATAGATTCATATGATCTGGTAGATAGGAAAATACTAGAAAGCTTAGGGGCCGTCATAAGTGATGAGGAAGTTTCTTTGTTTGATAAATTGGAGTATTTCTAA
- a CDS encoding AURKAIP1/COX24 domain-containing protein, with protein MGSVMKWRKKKIRKHKYRKLRRRTRHQRRK; from the coding sequence ATGGGCAGTGTAATGAAGTGGAGAAAAAAGAAAATCAGGAAACACAAATACAGAAAACTAAGAAGAAGAACGAGACATCAACGGAGAAAGTAG
- a CDS encoding deoxyribonuclease IV has translation MKIGFHMPISKGFARTFEQAKKLGCQVIQVFLKNPRSWEYKTWKDEEIDAFRKLHKEIMVFGHLSYLPNLAKIDEDERNLKAFVHEAGLCATLGLDGLVAHCGTRTDKTTGVNMIAESINRVHERHDLKILLENSSGQGTAIGKDADELALIYERVERKEMVFICIDTAHLFQSGCDIRVKKTWNAFLTGVEEKLGPHKIGVFHLNDSKTALASRIDRHWHIGKGQIGKGFFRSLINDKRFAHLGGVMETPKMGNMDEENMRVMRSYFLR, from the coding sequence ATGAAAATAGGTTTTCATATGCCCATATCAAAAGGCTTCGCACGCACTTTCGAGCAGGCGAAAAAGCTTGGCTGCCAGGTAATCCAGGTCTTTCTCAAGAACCCCCGGTCATGGGAGTATAAAACGTGGAAGGATGAAGAAATTGATGCGTTTCGCAAGCTCCACAAAGAGATCATGGTCTTCGGCCATCTCTCCTATTTGCCGAATCTTGCGAAGATCGATGAGGACGAGCGCAATCTCAAAGCCTTTGTGCACGAGGCCGGGCTCTGTGCTACACTTGGTCTTGATGGCCTTGTGGCACACTGCGGGACGAGGACGGACAAGACGACCGGCGTCAATATGATCGCGGAATCGATAAACAGGGTGCATGAACGGCACGACCTGAAAATTTTGCTTGAGAATTCGTCCGGCCAGGGTACGGCCATCGGCAAAGATGCGGACGAGCTTGCCTTAATCTATGAACGTGTGGAGAGAAAGGAGATGGTCTTTATTTGTATCGATACGGCGCACTTATTTCAATCAGGCTGCGACATACGTGTAAAAAAGACATGGAATGCGTTTCTCACCGGCGTGGAGGAGAAGCTCGGGCCTCACAAAATAGGCGTCTTTCACCTCAACGATTCAAAGACTGCCCTTGCGAGCCGGATAGACCGTCACTGGCATATCGGCAAGGGCCAAATCGGGAAGGGTTTTTTTCGATCTCTTATTAACGACAAAAGGTTTGCCCATCTGGGGGGCGTCATGGAAACCCCCAAGATGGGCAACATGGATGAAGAAAATATGCGCGTTATGCGCTCCTACTTTCTCCGTTGA
- the pfp gene encoding diphosphate--fructose-6-phosphate 1-phosphotransferase has translation MGIVVGGGPAPGINGVISAATIEAINQGGKVVGIVGGFKSLFEGTSKIVPLSIDDVSRIHATGGSILRTSRDAPENAKAKFETLMTTLKGIGIKYLITIGGDGTLYMANWIEKEARGSISVVHTPKTIDNDIPLPGGFSTFGYQTARHVGVYIVNNIIEDARTMGRWYFITTMGRHAGHLALAMGKAAGATVSLIPEEFPGKRLSFKKVADILAGSIIKRISMGRDYGVAILAEGISEKFDLEELKTSDEVEKNEAGELRLSQIQLGRLLKNSVNQTLDSMGLKVGIVDKNIGYELRAANPIPFDVEYTRDLGFGAVQFLLRGGSGSMIVSYEGNIRPVPFVEMIDYSTGKVKIRKVGTDTETYQVARKYMIRLEQEDFQDEKLDRLAKAANMEPEAFKSRFEYVLSTD, from the coding sequence ATGGGAATAGTCGTTGGTGGCGGGCCCGCGCCGGGCATCAACGGGGTCATCAGCGCTGCCACGATTGAAGCCATCAACCAGGGCGGAAAGGTCGTCGGCATTGTGGGCGGCTTCAAAAGTCTCTTTGAAGGCACGAGTAAGATCGTCCCGCTCAGCATCGATGATGTTTCGAGAATCCATGCCACAGGCGGGTCCATATTGAGGACCTCCCGCGACGCCCCGGAAAACGCCAAAGCAAAGTTCGAAACGCTGATGACCACGCTTAAAGGTATCGGCATCAAATACCTCATCACCATAGGCGGAGACGGCACCCTCTATATGGCGAACTGGATCGAGAAGGAGGCGCGCGGCTCTATTAGCGTAGTCCATACTCCAAAGACCATAGACAACGATATACCACTTCCCGGCGGCTTCTCCACTTTCGGCTATCAAACGGCGCGCCACGTGGGAGTATACATCGTCAACAACATCATAGAAGACGCGCGGACCATGGGGCGATGGTATTTCATCACCACCATGGGCAGACATGCCGGTCACCTTGCGCTCGCCATGGGCAAGGCCGCGGGCGCCACCGTATCGCTCATACCGGAAGAATTTCCCGGGAAACGGCTCTCCTTCAAGAAGGTCGCCGACATTCTCGCCGGTTCCATCATCAAGAGAATCTCCATGGGCAGGGATTATGGCGTGGCTATCCTTGCTGAAGGTATATCGGAAAAATTCGATCTGGAAGAACTGAAAACGTCCGACGAGGTTGAAAAGAATGAAGCAGGCGAGCTGAGGCTTTCCCAGATCCAGTTGGGAAGGCTGCTCAAGAATTCAGTCAATCAGACGCTCGATTCAATGGGGCTGAAGGTCGGTATCGTGGACAAGAACATCGGCTACGAGTTGAGGGCCGCAAACCCGATTCCGTTCGATGTGGAATACACCCGCGATCTCGGGTTCGGCGCCGTGCAGTTCCTGCTTAGAGGCGGCTCCGGATCCATGATTGTTTCCTATGAGGGCAACATCCGGCCCGTTCCGTTCGTCGAGATGATCGATTATTCCACAGGAAAAGTAAAAATCAGGAAGGTCGGAACCGACACGGAGACCTATCAGGTCGCACGAAAATATATGATAAGGCTCGAACAGGAAGATTTTCAGGATGAAAAGCTCGATAGGCTCGCAAAGGCTGCCAATATGGAGCCGGAAGCATTCAAATCCCGCTTTGAGTATGTCCTTTCCACCGATTAA
- a CDS encoding HD domain-containing phosphohydrolase, with product MTDEQHKLQEVLNIGLEVTQIKDIDILLERILVKARQFTNADAGSIYIKEDDTLRFRYTQNETEQKKLPAGKRLIYSTFSIPVNSKSISGYVADTGEMLNIDDVYSLGNGVPYSFDPSYDRITGYRTTSVLTLPLRTYANEVVGVLQLINAKGGANEIISFARSDEPYIMHFANNAAIAIERALMTRDIILRMIKMAELRDPMETGSHVNRVASYAVEIYEIWAREHGFGTQEIERNKDVLKVAAMLHDVGKVAITDLILKKPARLDSYEYEVMKQHTYLGAQLFSHQRSDFDRAAFLVTLNHHERWDGQGYPGHIDYVTGEALAGLQDINGRALGKKQEEIPAFGRVVAVADVFDALSSGRAYKEAWEEERVIETMNKERGRHFDPEMLDIFFSIRDVIRNIMHLYPDKTEE from the coding sequence ATGACGGATGAACAGCATAAACTCCAGGAAGTCCTGAACATCGGGCTCGAAGTCACACAAATAAAAGATATCGACATCCTCCTTGAGAGGATTCTCGTGAAGGCCCGCCAGTTCACGAACGCCGACGCCGGCTCCATATATATCAAGGAAGACGATACGCTGCGTTTCAGATACACGCAGAATGAAACAGAGCAGAAAAAACTGCCCGCGGGCAAGAGGCTCATCTACTCCACGTTTTCGATTCCGGTAAATAGCAAATCAATCTCAGGGTATGTTGCCGATACGGGAGAGATGCTCAATATTGACGATGTCTACAGTCTGGGAAATGGGGTACCGTATTCCTTCGATCCGTCCTATGACAGGATCACCGGCTATCGGACTACATCCGTGCTCACGTTGCCGCTTCGGACTTACGCCAATGAAGTGGTCGGCGTTCTGCAGCTCATTAACGCCAAAGGAGGTGCGAACGAGATCATCTCCTTCGCGCGAAGCGACGAGCCCTACATCATGCACTTTGCAAATAACGCCGCTATAGCCATAGAGCGGGCACTGATGACGCGCGACATTATTCTCAGAATGATCAAGATGGCCGAGTTGAGAGACCCTATGGAGACGGGCTCGCACGTAAACAGGGTTGCGTCTTACGCCGTTGAGATCTATGAAATTTGGGCGAGGGAGCACGGCTTCGGGACCCAGGAAATAGAGCGGAATAAGGATGTGCTCAAGGTGGCAGCCATGCTCCACGATGTGGGCAAGGTGGCCATAACGGACCTGATCCTCAAGAAACCGGCCCGTCTCGACAGCTATGAATACGAGGTGATGAAACAGCACACCTATCTTGGCGCACAGCTTTTCTCGCATCAGCGCTCTGATTTCGATAGAGCAGCTTTTCTCGTAACCCTTAATCATCACGAACGCTGGGACGGCCAGGGATATCCCGGCCATATTGATTACGTCACCGGAGAGGCCCTCGCCGGTCTTCAGGATATCAATGGCAGGGCACTCGGCAAAAAACAAGAGGAAATACCTGCTTTTGGCCGCGTAGTAGCCGTAGCGGATGTCTTCGATGCACTAAGCTCGGGCAGGGCATACAAAGAGGCCTGGGAAGAAGAACGTGTGATCGAAACCATGAATAAAGAACGGGGCAGACATTTCGATCCGGAAATGCTCGACATCTTCTTCTCCATTCGAGACGTGATCAGAAACATCATGCACCTCTATCCCGATAAGACCGAAGAGTAA